AATGGTCATTGATAATAACGCCTATTCGGGTCGTCATTTACTTGATGTTTTTGAACAATATTTACGGCATTCTTTCGCACATCCTGAGGTGACAGATGATCTTGCGACAGATATGGTCTGGTATTTATGGACAGGAGAATATTCATCACTCTTTGGAAAAAGAGCAATGACAACTTTTGAGAGGTACTTTATTAAAAACAAGGCAACCCATAAAGAGAGAAAGAACCCATACTACCATTTACGCGAAAATGAGGAAATTTGCCGTAAAATTTTAGCTGAATTTGATCTGAATCCTGACCAGGGTCATATTATTAATGGTCATACACCAGTGAAAGAAATTGAGGGAGAAAATCCAATTAAGGCAAATGGTAAGATGATCGTGATCGATGGAGGTTTCTCCAAAGCTTATCAATCAACAACAGGTATAGCAGGATATACGTTACTATATAATTCCTTCGGTATGCAACTGGTCGCCCATAAGCATTTTAATTCGAAAGAAGATGTTCTACTTAACGGGACAGATGTTTTATCAATCAAAAGAGTGGTGGATAAAGAATTAAAGAGAAAAAAGGTTAGAGAAACGAATGTTGGAGAGAAATTATTACAAGAAATCTCTATTTTAAATAGTTTGAGAGAATATCGCTATATGAATTAACACCAATTAGGAATAGATTTAAATATGGAGAGGGGACTATTCATTCACATTGAAGTCAACTCTCCTTAAATGGGTTGTTCTATGAAACTGGAAACAGGATGATAAAATCATGGAAATGGTTCAATCCATAGTGGCACTAAGATAGAAATATTCTCTCAATTTTTTATTTTTCCCTGACAATCAAGGCTGAAATCCAGCCTTCGATCCCGTTTGCAGTTTGAACTTTTAGCCACTTAATTCCTTTGGAATCTACTTGTTCTTCATTCAAAAAGTGCATGATTTCTCCATTTGCAATCGTGTATAGACGAGGAGCGGTTAGTGCCGGAGTTTCACGAATATTTCCGCCTTCTTCATAATTCTTATTTAAAATTAATTCTTTTTGATCAGGGGAAGCCCCGGATGCCTGTATGTGCACATGTTCTTGGTTTAACCATGCCTCAGCTTTCTTCCATGTTTGTGTATACCACTCATGTGGATTGTTTATGATTGCAGCAGTTAGCAAAATCACTAATCCTGTGGCAGAATAGAAAGTCCATCTTTTAATCCCAGTTTTATTCCTTTTCCGTTTCATGAAAAGCTGAATCATTTTGTTGAAAAAACGTTCGAACAAGGCAAACATTCCTTCAATGATATCAATCCAAACAGGAATGCCAGATTTTCCTGTATCTCTCCGGCTCCTTTGCATTGTGCAAAGAAGTGCCATGATTGGGTAAGAAATGAGATGAAGCATTTTTTTCAACAAACGGCACAATAAGTTTAAGAAGGGAGGAACAATGTACAACAAAATCAGCCTTGCGAGCTGTAGTAACAAAAAGAGAGCCAAAAAAATACGCAACCAATCCGGCAGAACAGAAATAAGTGACCAGATCCAAAACAGCTGATTTAAAATGGATTCCACAACCGCTATTCTCCTTTATTTAAATAGGATGAAAGTTCTCTTCTTGGACCAGATATCTGTTTTTTTCTATTGATGTTTTCCAGATTGACGGGGAGGTAGGGGAATAGCTTTTTTAGCTTGGCCAATCTTTGTTCTGCCTCAAACTGGTCAATAGAGTGATCGTTGATCAAGTTAAAAAGTTGTTTGTTTACCTCAAATTTGAAGGCTTGATTTTGGCTAAACTCTGATTCCACTAACCGCTTTGCCATTTCATTCTTTTCTCCAAGCTTCCCTGCAGTGATAAAATCACCTGCTTGAAGGGCTTCTTTAATCGAGGCAGAAATCCGGCGGGCTTCCTCCAAGTCCAGA
This Neobacillus sp. YX16 DNA region includes the following protein-coding sequences:
- a CDS encoding SH3 domain-containing protein, which codes for MESILNQLFWIWSLISVLPDWLRIFLALFLLLQLARLILLYIVPPFLNLLCRLLKKMLHLISYPIMALLCTMQRSRRDTGKSGIPVWIDIIEGMFALFERFFNKMIQLFMKRKRNKTGIKRWTFYSATGLVILLTAAIINNPHEWYTQTWKKAEAWLNQEHVHIQASGASPDQKELILNKNYEEGGNIRETPALTAPRLYTIANGEIMHFLNEEQVDSKGIKWLKVQTANGIEGWISALIVREK